From one Passer domesticus isolate bPasDom1 chromosome 15, bPasDom1.hap1, whole genome shotgun sequence genomic stretch:
- the METTL22 gene encoding methyltransferase-like protein 22 isoform X1, with the protein MGENGIPLWQHQGLFEHCRCSSHQHPVVDLAEKEMDNPTFRSDTVLSDVHLHCPSKRHLMVRLNAVGQPVFLSYFKLLWSTEDLASGKHVREITTGREHQSRSGDELCDKDRSNVKEEGELNSEGVEALLDDDGDLEVVRRPRSASDLQAEDLLRDIVCPVILMKGKEDAFEDEEQECTCSDVVKIEHTMATPLEDVGKQVWRAAFLLADYILFQRDTFRGCSVLELGGGTGITSIIMGTAAKRVYCTDVGEDLLAMCEQNVALNKHLMEPGGGEIKVKELDWLKDEFCTDPEAPYSWSEEEIADLLDHCSVIMAADVFYDDDLTDALFRTLYRITHNLRNSCTIYLALEKRLNFTLRHMDITCEAYSHFRNTLNDLENLQDGKMKYTVEPIKLDFCQFLVYERIEQLELWKIMANHLT; encoded by the exons ATGGGAGAGAATGGAATCCCTCTGTGGCAGCATCAGGGGCTGTTTGAGCACTGCAGGTGTTCCTCTCACCAGCACCCCGTGGTAGATTTAGCAGAGAAGGAGATGGATAACCCCACGTTCAGAAGTGACACTGTGCTGTCTGATGTCCACTTGCACTGCCCAAGCAAAAGACACCTCATGGTACGACTGAATGCAGTTGGACAGCCAG TATTCCTGTCATATTTCAAACTCCTTTGGAGCACAGAAGATTTGGCATCTGGGAAACACGTGAGAGAAATTACCACAGGAAGAGAACACCAGAGCAGAAGTGGAGATGAACTGTGTGACAAGGACAGGAGTAACGTGAAAGAAGAAGGAGAATTAAATAGTGAAGGAGTAGAAGCTCTGCTAGATGATGATGGAGACTTGGAAGTGGTCAGAAGACCTCGAAGTGCCTCTGATTTGCAAGCAGAGGATCTTTTGAGGGATATAGTGTGCCCTGTAATTCTGATGAAAGGGAAAGAAGATGCTTTTGAAGATGAAGAGCAGGAGTGCACTTGCAGTGATGTTGTTAAAATAG AGCACACCATGGCAACCCCCTTGGAAGACGTTGGTAAACAA GTCTGGCGTGCTGCCTTCCTTCTGGCTGATTACATTCTCTTTCAAAGGGACACGTTCAGGGGttgctctgtgctggagcttGGAGGTGGCACTGGAATTACCAGCATTATCATGGGAACAGCTGCCAAGAGAGTTTATTGCACAG ATGTTGGTGAAGATCTCCTGGCCATGTGTGAGCAAAATGTTGCATTAAACAAGCACCTGATGGAGCCAGGAG GAGGGGAAATTAAAGTGAAAGAACTGGATTGGCTGAAAGATGAATTCTGCACTG ATCCTGAAGCTCCTTATAGCTGGTCTGAAGAAGAGATTGCTGATTTGCTTGATCACTGTTCTGTGATAATGGCAGCTGATG TGTTCTATGATGATGACCTGACAGATGCCTTGTTCAGAACTCTGTATAGAATCACACACAACTTGAGAAATTCTTGCACCATTTACTTAGCACTGGAAAAGAG GCTGAACTTCACTTTAAGACATATGGATATTACATGTGAAGCATACAGTCACTTTAGAAATACTCTAAATGATCTAGAGAACCTCCAAgatggaaaaatgaaatatacAGTGGAGCCCATTAAGCTTGATTTCTGCCAGTTCCTCGTTTATGAACGGATTGAGCAGTTG GAATTGTGGAAGATCATGGCTAACCACCTAACATGA
- the METTL22 gene encoding methyltransferase-like protein 22 isoform X2: MGENGIPLWQHQGLFEHCRCSSHQHPVVDLAEKEMDNPTFRSDTVLSDVHLHCPSKRHLMVRLNAVGQPVFLSYFKLLWSTEDLASGKHVREITTGREHQSRSGDELCDKDRSNVKEEGELNSEGVEALLDDDGDLEVVRRPRSASDLQAEDLLRDIVCPVILMKGKEDAFEDEEQECTCSDVVKIEHTMATPLEDVGKQVWRAAFLLADYILFQRDTFRGCSVLELGGGTGITSIIMGTAAKRVYCTDVGEDLLAMCEQNVALNKHLMEPGGGEIKVKELDWLKDEFCTDPEAPYSWSEEEIADLLDHCSVIMAADGREIQTVSF, from the exons ATGGGAGAGAATGGAATCCCTCTGTGGCAGCATCAGGGGCTGTTTGAGCACTGCAGGTGTTCCTCTCACCAGCACCCCGTGGTAGATTTAGCAGAGAAGGAGATGGATAACCCCACGTTCAGAAGTGACACTGTGCTGTCTGATGTCCACTTGCACTGCCCAAGCAAAAGACACCTCATGGTACGACTGAATGCAGTTGGACAGCCAG TATTCCTGTCATATTTCAAACTCCTTTGGAGCACAGAAGATTTGGCATCTGGGAAACACGTGAGAGAAATTACCACAGGAAGAGAACACCAGAGCAGAAGTGGAGATGAACTGTGTGACAAGGACAGGAGTAACGTGAAAGAAGAAGGAGAATTAAATAGTGAAGGAGTAGAAGCTCTGCTAGATGATGATGGAGACTTGGAAGTGGTCAGAAGACCTCGAAGTGCCTCTGATTTGCAAGCAGAGGATCTTTTGAGGGATATAGTGTGCCCTGTAATTCTGATGAAAGGGAAAGAAGATGCTTTTGAAGATGAAGAGCAGGAGTGCACTTGCAGTGATGTTGTTAAAATAG AGCACACCATGGCAACCCCCTTGGAAGACGTTGGTAAACAA GTCTGGCGTGCTGCCTTCCTTCTGGCTGATTACATTCTCTTTCAAAGGGACACGTTCAGGGGttgctctgtgctggagcttGGAGGTGGCACTGGAATTACCAGCATTATCATGGGAACAGCTGCCAAGAGAGTTTATTGCACAG ATGTTGGTGAAGATCTCCTGGCCATGTGTGAGCAAAATGTTGCATTAAACAAGCACCTGATGGAGCCAGGAG GAGGGGAAATTAAAGTGAAAGAACTGGATTGGCTGAAAGATGAATTCTGCACTG ATCCTGAAGCTCCTTATAGCTGGTCTGAAGAAGAGATTGCTGATTTGCTTGATCACTGTTCTGTGATAATGGCAGCTGATGGTAGGGAAATACAAACAGTAAGCTTTTAA
- the METTL22 gene encoding methyltransferase-like protein 22 isoform X3 → MDNPTFRSDTVLSDVHLHCPSKRHLMVRLNAVGQPVFLSYFKLLWSTEDLASGKHVREITTGREHQSRSGDELCDKDRSNVKEEGELNSEGVEALLDDDGDLEVVRRPRSASDLQAEDLLRDIVCPVILMKGKEDAFEDEEQECTCSDVVKIEHTMATPLEDVGKQVWRAAFLLADYILFQRDTFRGCSVLELGGGTGITSIIMGTAAKRVYCTDVGEDLLAMCEQNVALNKHLMEPGGGEIKVKELDWLKDEFCTDPEAPYSWSEEEIADLLDHCSVIMAADVFYDDDLTDALFRTLYRITHNLRNSCTIYLALEKRLNFTLRHMDITCEAYSHFRNTLNDLENLQDGKMKYTVEPIKLDFCQFLVYERIEQLELWKIMANHLT, encoded by the exons ATGGATAACCCCACGTTCAGAAGTGACACTGTGCTGTCTGATGTCCACTTGCACTGCCCAAGCAAAAGACACCTCATGGTACGACTGAATGCAGTTGGACAGCCAG TATTCCTGTCATATTTCAAACTCCTTTGGAGCACAGAAGATTTGGCATCTGGGAAACACGTGAGAGAAATTACCACAGGAAGAGAACACCAGAGCAGAAGTGGAGATGAACTGTGTGACAAGGACAGGAGTAACGTGAAAGAAGAAGGAGAATTAAATAGTGAAGGAGTAGAAGCTCTGCTAGATGATGATGGAGACTTGGAAGTGGTCAGAAGACCTCGAAGTGCCTCTGATTTGCAAGCAGAGGATCTTTTGAGGGATATAGTGTGCCCTGTAATTCTGATGAAAGGGAAAGAAGATGCTTTTGAAGATGAAGAGCAGGAGTGCACTTGCAGTGATGTTGTTAAAATAG AGCACACCATGGCAACCCCCTTGGAAGACGTTGGTAAACAA GTCTGGCGTGCTGCCTTCCTTCTGGCTGATTACATTCTCTTTCAAAGGGACACGTTCAGGGGttgctctgtgctggagcttGGAGGTGGCACTGGAATTACCAGCATTATCATGGGAACAGCTGCCAAGAGAGTTTATTGCACAG ATGTTGGTGAAGATCTCCTGGCCATGTGTGAGCAAAATGTTGCATTAAACAAGCACCTGATGGAGCCAGGAG GAGGGGAAATTAAAGTGAAAGAACTGGATTGGCTGAAAGATGAATTCTGCACTG ATCCTGAAGCTCCTTATAGCTGGTCTGAAGAAGAGATTGCTGATTTGCTTGATCACTGTTCTGTGATAATGGCAGCTGATG TGTTCTATGATGATGACCTGACAGATGCCTTGTTCAGAACTCTGTATAGAATCACACACAACTTGAGAAATTCTTGCACCATTTACTTAGCACTGGAAAAGAG GCTGAACTTCACTTTAAGACATATGGATATTACATGTGAAGCATACAGTCACTTTAGAAATACTCTAAATGATCTAGAGAACCTCCAAgatggaaaaatgaaatatacAGTGGAGCCCATTAAGCTTGATTTCTGCCAGTTCCTCGTTTATGAACGGATTGAGCAGTTG GAATTGTGGAAGATCATGGCTAACCACCTAACATGA